GTTGCATGGGTACAAACCCCACAGTGGTTTTATGATACCACTCCTGGAAAAAATATTAGTACTGTACTTGCTCAAAAATTTGGAAAAACAGGAGCATTTTTAGGCAAGGTGTCTGATAAATTATTTGGTAAAATTAAAACAGGAGAAGATATTTTTGGGAATGATCCTCGAATGTTTTATGATGTTTTACTTAGAAGAAGAAATAATTACAATGCTGCATTTTGTTGTGGTGCAGGTTCTATCCATAGACGAGAGGCAGTTATGAGCCTTGCCGTAAGCGGATATGGTGAGGAGGTAAATCAAGGGATTAAAAATGTTCTGAAAAAAAACAAAATTATTGCAAAACAGGAATACAGAGAACATAAAAAATCTTTAATTATAGAAAAACATCTTATCCCTTTTAAGTTCCATGCTTCAGAGGATATTTATACCTCAATGATGTTGCATGCAGACCGTAAAAATGATTGGCAAAGTATTCAGCATCATAAGGTAGAATGTAAAATGTTGTCTCCTCAGGATATCGATACAAGTGTGAAACAAAGAACCAGGTATGCTGCAGGGTCACTGGATATTGCTTTTAAAGATAATCCTTTAGTTTTTAAAGGATTAACGATTTGGCAACGATTGGCATATTTTTCTACAATTTGGTCATATATTTCTCCAACATGGATTATTGTTTTTTTATTGAGTCCCATAGTGTTTTTTTTCACCCAAGCATTACCTGTAGCTGCCTATAGTTTTGATTTTTTTAAATTTTTTATACCTTTTCAAATTCTCAATACAATTTCTATGTCAATTGCATGCTGGGGCATTAATAATTCCAGAGGCGATCAGTATTATATATCTTGTTTTTGGTTAATGTTACTTGCTTTATATTCAGCAATTCGTGGAGAAAATGTGAAATTTAACGTAACCCCAAAAATAAGGCAAGGAGCAAATCAATATATAAAGCATATATGGCCTCATATTGCTATAATTTTGCTCACTTTGCTTGGCATTTTTTATAATGTATTTCTTTTGGGTATTGACGCTCATCCTACAGCTTCTGGCTTTGTTTCCAATGCTTTTTGGGGAATGTTTAATATCTACAATTTAAGCATAATGATAAGAGCGGCTTTTTGGACTGAAAAAGAAGCCGAATTGGAAAGCGGAACAATTTTAGAAAACAAAATTGAAAATTCAGTTGTTTCTAATGTCTCTATGGATTGATTTTGTTACTTAATTTAAAAATTATACTATGTCTGGGGAAAGTCAGGAAAAGCAAAATCAGATGAAGTTCCTTTTTAAACCCTTGTTTTTTATTTTTGCACTACTTACTGTAACTTATATAGTTCTTTATGTAGAAAAATTGAAACCTTCCGATTTAAAGCCTTTCGGAGATTTATTTGTAAAGGATGATGTAATACTTAAATCTCAAAGATATCCTATTAAATCTGCCTCTGGTTACCTTACCAGAGAAGAATTTATTTACGCGAATATTGCATGGAAATATTTTGAAAATAATTACGATCAAAAGACAGGTTTTGTAAATGGAAAAGATACCAGCTCAATATTTACTATTAAAGATCTTACCAGTTATTTGATGGGTATGTTCTGCGCCCTTGAAATTGGAATTGTGGATTCAACAGAAGTGGATAGTAGGATGAATAAACTGTTTATATCTCTTGATAAAATACCACTTTATGAAAATAAACTTCCAAATAAAAAATATAACACAGGATCATTAAAAATGCTTGATGAAAATGGAAATACCTCTGAAAATGGATTTGGTTGGTCGGCTCTTGATATAGGAAGGTTTTTTAATTTTGTAAATAAAGTAAATCTACAATATCCACAATACCAGCCAAAAATCAGAAAAATTATTAAACGGTGGAAAATGCATGAAATGATTGAAAATGGAAACCTTAAAGGAATGGTTTTCCAGAGCAACAAAAGAAAATATAAATTAATCCAGGAGGGTCGCTTAGGATATGAGGAGTATTGTGGCAAAGCTTTATATAAATCAGGCTTTGATGTTACCGAAGCCATTAGCTACAGGGACTTTATAAAGTTCATTGACATTTATGGATACAGGATAGCAGCAGACACCAGGGAAGTAAGAAAAAAAAATTCACACAACTATGTACTTAGTGATCCCTATTATTTAGATGGATTAGAAAACGGCTGGGACATAAATTCCCGGGAACTTGCATTTAGGGTTTTTATGGTGCAAAAAGCAAGATATATTGATACAGGAATTTTAACAGCAACAGGAGAAGATTATACAGATAATACTGCTAATTATGTTTATAACTCTATTTATGCGGATTTTAGAACCTGGACCTGCTATGATGAAATGGGTAAGAAAAGGAACGATTTAAAAATGCTTAGCACAAAAACTTCTTTTGCATGGTATGTTTTATATGAGGATGAATATGCAAATTTATTGTTTAACAATGTTAAGGATTTATATGATCCTCAGAGAGGATGGTATTCGGGAAGGTACGAAGTTTCGGGAAAAATAAACAAATCCATTTCTGCTTCTACCAATGCAATAGTATTGGAAGCATTAAATTATAAAATGAACGGAACTATTATTCAGTTTTAAATAAAAGTAAATGTTTTTGCACATTTTGTGCAAAGGCTTTCTCAAATGTAATTTAATTCAAGCATTTTTTATTTGAAAAAAAATGGCCGGATTTTTCATTCTCTTATTGAGATCAATGAAAACACAATGAAAAAAAGCCTGATTATTTTCACTATACTTATCCCATTAATTGTAATGGTAATTGCATTTAATTGTAGAAATAAAAAACCTGATTCGATCAAGAATATAAATCCATTTAAATATGCTGCTCTAAGTGTAGAAACCTTTCATATAAAGGATAAAGGATGGGGATTTGATATTTATGTAAATGGCAAAGCATTTATTCATCATGAAAAACCCCAGTTAAGTTCTCTTGAGGGATATGCAAATGAACAAGATGCTGTAAAAGTTTCAAAACTTGTAATAAGCAAAATCAGATCAAACAAGTTACCACCTGTTATTTCCTTTTATGAATTAGATAGTTTAGACATTAGGTATAAATAAAGAATAAAACAAAGAAATATAAAGGGTTAGGAATAAGTATTTTCTATAGCTGTTGCTAGTATACTAATAATTTGAAGATAATTGCAATAATTGAATTTAGGATGAACTAATGAAAGAGGAATTTACTAACAATGTCCCAACGATATTTTTTTTTAAAAAAAATTTAATTCGAACTATCTATTTAAAATTTTCTGTCTTAATATCATGCCTAGCAATTTTATAGTTGCCATCTTCCTTAATAATGGAAAATTTTTCAATTGAAGTGACTCTTGCATACTTAATTTTATAAGTAAGGTTCAATTTAACCTGTTCGGCAAATTCAGCTGTTTGTTCCGCTTCAATTAGCTCATAGGATTTTAAAATCCCCATTGCATTTCTTAGCATTTTTAATTTTTCGGTTCTATCTTCTAATGATTCACCCGAATTTAAAGAAACAGTGTATAAATTCGAAACATTTTCATATTCTTCTAATTTAATAAAATTAATAAGAGTTTCAACGGCCTGTTCAGCCTTGGGTTGATCTATATTTTCTGTTTCACAAGCAACAATTGAAAAGGCAATTAAAATAACAACAAGTAATTTTTTCATAGGAACAAGAGTTGAATATGTTAGATAAAATGTAATTAATCTGAATTTAATAAAAAATTATTAAACTTTAATGAACCAATTACACGCAATGTATTTTAAATCTAATCCTGGTTCTGTTTTAGAATAATGTTTTCTTCCTGGGAATGTTTTCTATCCAATAAAAATGGACCGAATGGAACCAGAGAAG
This sequence is a window from Bacteroidota bacterium. Protein-coding genes within it:
- a CDS encoding DUF3131 domain-containing protein; its protein translation is MSGESQEKQNQMKFLFKPLFFIFALLTVTYIVLYVEKLKPSDLKPFGDLFVKDDVILKSQRYPIKSASGYLTREEFIYANIAWKYFENNYDQKTGFVNGKDTSSIFTIKDLTSYLMGMFCALEIGIVDSTEVDSRMNKLFISLDKIPLYENKLPNKKYNTGSLKMLDENGNTSENGFGWSALDIGRFFNFVNKVNLQYPQYQPKIRKIIKRWKMHEMIENGNLKGMVFQSNKRKYKLIQEGRLGYEEYCGKALYKSGFDVTEAISYRDFIKFIDIYGYRIAADTREVRKKNSHNYVLSDPYYLDGLENGWDINSRELAFRVFMVQKARYIDTGILTATGEDYTDNTANYVYNSIYADFRTWTCYDEMGKKRNDLKMLSTKTSFAWYVLYEDEYANLLFNNVKDLYDPQRGWYSGRYEVSGKINKSISASTNAIVLEALNYKMNGTIIQF
- a CDS encoding DUF4907 domain-containing protein yields the protein MKKSLIIFTILIPLIVMVIAFNCRNKKPDSIKNINPFKYAALSVETFHIKDKGWGFDIYVNGKAFIHHEKPQLSSLEGYANEQDAVKVSKLVISKIRSNKLPPVISFYELDSLDIRYK
- a CDS encoding glycosyltransferase, whose protein sequence is MKTYYFSRFENRKPYPEIKNNKYRTFFFQFFAILTIGFGLTYLNWRWQYSLNYDALWFALPLVVAETLSFVGTCLIIYNMWSNKDPIKHAPVHFLSEIEDLHGRLDRPVKIDVHIATYNEEVEIVRYSIRDAKNMVYPFADVPINIYILDDGRRDGRNANQENMKKVAEEEGAGYIIRDNNEGYKAGNLKNGLEKTNGDIFVILDADTRPFPDFLVNTIGYFRNKKVAWVQTPQWFYDTTPGKNISTVLAQKFGKTGAFLGKVSDKLFGKIKTGEDIFGNDPRMFYDVLLRRRNNYNAAFCCGAGSIHRREAVMSLAVSGYGEEVNQGIKNVLKKNKIIAKQEYREHKKSLIIEKHLIPFKFHASEDIYTSMMLHADRKNDWQSIQHHKVECKMLSPQDIDTSVKQRTRYAAGSLDIAFKDNPLVFKGLTIWQRLAYFSTIWSYISPTWIIVFLLSPIVFFFTQALPVAAYSFDFFKFFIPFQILNTISMSIACWGINNSRGDQYYISCFWLMLLALYSAIRGENVKFNVTPKIRQGANQYIKHIWPHIAIILLTLLGIFYNVFLLGIDAHPTASGFVSNAFWGMFNIYNLSIMIRAAFWTEKEAELESGTILENKIENSVVSNVSMD